One part of the Aspergillus luchuensis IFO 4308 DNA, chromosome 5, nearly complete sequence genome encodes these proteins:
- a CDS encoding uncharacterized protein (COG:S;~EggNog:ENOG410PQ08;~InterPro:IPR036527,IPR003033,IPR039543;~PFAM:PF02036), whose translation MSLKNDAFPSSAAFDAINSTLQADAAERKEAINKAKAVVAFNIKNDKGQEESWYLDLKDKGVVGKGAAPEGGKADGEFNQLLHQIMYPILMRHRCYGSDSFPFGYRLQCPRKRQGQRSETFHGWEAQD comes from the exons ATGTCTCTCAAGAACG acgctttcccttcttctgccGCCTTCGACGCCATCAACTCGACTCTACAGGCTGATGCTGCCGAGCGCAAAGAGGCCATCAACAAGGCTAAAGCGGTCGTCGCTTTCAACATCAAGAACGACAAGGGCCAAGAAGAGAGCTGGTATCTCGACCTCAAGGACAAGGGTGTCGTGGGCAAGGGTGCTGCTCCCGAGGGAGGAAAGGCCGATGGTGAGTTCAATCAGCTTCTGCACCAAATAATGTATCCGATACTGATGAGGCATCGATGTTATGGCAGTGACTCTTTCCCTTTCGGATACCGACTTCAGTGCCCTCGTAAGCGGCAAGGCCAACGCTCAGAGACTTTTCATGGGTGGGAAGCTCAAGATTAA
- a CDS encoding RanBP1 domain protein (COG:U;~EggNog:ENOG410PSJ1;~InterPro:IPR000156,IPR015007,IPR011993;~PFAM:PF08911,PF00638;~go_component: GO:0005643 - nuclear pore [Evidence IEA];~go_process: GO:0046907 - intracellular transport [Evidence IEA]): MSKRSAQGPQGDKDSDLFAFNMSSTPDDKPQRATAAQLANRKIKEVRRRRPNSAAPSAPAPSFGGGPFASIDPNTVSSTPASSQPASNGFTFGQSQNQSFPGASSAPSQNGGTPFAFGSGGSGSSSSSFNFSSSFGGTSSASNPFASMNTTTSDQSSKPASFSGFQGSMFNVPPGGSQSPAQQPLPSGSIFGTSSQSNASTGGLFGASTNNGPSASGAATPASGSIFGQNNAAAASTPSTNIFGQSSVKKPSPFGQSSAFSGDDSMQTSPDAKGGGSQEKPSIFSSAPPAQPSFAGAGGTSLFGASASSAAETPSKPVFDFKATTPSTSLFGGAATPTPSASTPAAAAATTAAPASSSLFGAASPAKPSTPFQNPFQSSNLFQTTPSTSQKPTEEKKEEPKPAESQPKSPFQFSASTTTPGSLFAKSDATASAAPAAPSTGLFQTSSTKNLSEPKPPATADSEQTKAPANPFGGLFAKPATPSKPAGEQQPLPSSSTPFQGLFSKPSAPNDAAKTSEPEKQATPGPVSFTPSSGGFSQTSNLFSPKPPASPAPATETQATVASTSVAPAASPVKVNGAKSTPPVFTNGNTAPSTFGQMQTPKLADKTTDKKTSEDTEMLYRMRTLNECFQRELAKLDPSSQNFDTAVQFYMRVRATLGASVGSKRKASGEAEDAVTTKKARPFGIPTEKADTPKESSTAPAVSAQISTPFKAFGTSQASPANAKRRSIDDGDSNSPAKRVNGDSSTANIFAQSFSKSKTEADKPEPAVTKPTTPEPTKPALFSTTPTTAPAKPLFSVSDSTSKSSASTSLFSSSMSSATSASAAPGTAPKNPFVLKPTSSDGSSTGSAGGTDFFAQFKARSFEDAEKEKEKRKAEDFDSEEEDEAEWERRDAEEQRKKKEQFGSQTQKRAKFVPGKGFVFEDESNESPAKKAEESSSTTPGAGTVFSSQNNAAVKSNNIFGHLSATPSEAEDNDNDNDNDNDADDTEEASTPGDESDDATDNAGSADKKAESAESSAKEPEAGGRSLFDRVQYGEDGKPKRQGEEEQKGNVSSLFGSSNFSSPFNTPTSLTPASSGESNQAAAKPATTNLFGAPSTTSSIFGTPLSGSGNSTPSIFNAAQSATKSTGDNTWKPDSPIKFASDSASASSSKPDSGSATPAPEAPKPFSNLFGAPPSLNKSSTSKDAQPSLGFTFGTPGQSSPSVFAPSTLTSAAASRSTTPGGASDTGAEESGDGDGAESLPQVDLTRGGAGEENEDLVTESRARAMKHTTGTGWESQGVGFLRVLKDRTTSRGRIVVRADPSGKVILNTRLMKEIRYSVAKNSVQFLVPQTEGPPQMWALRVKTNADAERLCKSMEETKN, from the exons ATGTCTAAGAGATCGGCCCAGGGCCCTCAAGGGGACAAGGACAGCGATCTATTTGCATTCAACATGTCGAGCACACCGGACGATAAGCCGCAGCGGGCAACCGCGGCGCAGCTTGCGAACAGAAA aattaaaGAAGTTCGGAGGCGCCGTCCCAACAGTGCTGCTCCGAGTGCTCCCGCGCCGTCGTTTGGCGGAGGCCCTTTCGCTTCCATCGACCCTAACACAGTCTCATCCACACCCGCTAGTTCCCAGCCAGCCTCCAACGGATTCACTTTCGGCCAGAGTCAGAACCAGAGTTTCCCAGGAGCTAGTTCGGCACCCAGCCAGAACGGAGGCACTCCATTTGCTTTTGGCTCTGGAGGGAGTGgaagctcctcttcttccttcaatttctcttcttcctttggcGGTACAAGCTCAGCTAGCAATCCCTTCGCCAGTATGAACACTACCACTTCCGACCAGTCATCTAAACCGGCCAGCTTCTCGGGCTTCCAGGGCTCAATGTTTAACGTTCCTCCGGGCGGAAGCCAATCCCCCGCTCAGCAGCCTTTGCCTTCAGGCTCAATATTTGGCACATCATCTCAGTCGAACGCTAGCACGGGTGGCCTTTTCGGTGCCAGCACAAACAATGGCCCTTCTGCCTCTGGTGCGGCTACTCCCGCCTCAGGAAGCATATTCGGCCAAAacaatgctgctgctgctagtaCACCTTCAACGAATATCTTCGGGCAGTCTAGCGTGAAAAAGCCGTCCCCATTCGGTCAATCCTCAGCTTTTAGTGGCGATGACTCGATGCAAACTTCCCCTGATGCAAAGGGTGGCGGTTCTCAGGAGAAACCATCCATCTTTAGTAGCGCCCCTCCGGCTCAGCCCAGCTTTGCGGGCGCTGGAGGCACTTCATTGTTTGGCGCATCTGCTTCGTCGGCCGCAGAGACCCCTTCCAAGCCCGTCTTCGATTTCAAGGCAACCACGCCTTCAACATCACTGTTTGGCGGCGCTGCCACCCCTACCCCCTCTGCTTCGACACCCGCCGCGGCTGCTGCGACCACCGCTGCTCCGGCATCGTCCTCATTATTCGGCGCCGCTTCCCCCGCGAAGCCCTCTACGCCATTCCAAAATCCTTTCCAGTCATCGAACCTCTTCCAAACCACGCCCTCGACATCGCAAAAGCCCaccgaagagaagaaggaagagccaAAGCCTGCCGAGTCGCAGCCTAAATCTCCATTCCAGTTCTCTGCATCAACCACTACACCAGGCTCTCTGTTTGCCAAGAGCGATGCCACTGCCTCTGCAGCTCCGGCTGCTCCTTCGACTGGTTTGTTCCAGACTTCGTCTACGAAGAATCTCTCTGAGCCTAAGCCACCTGCAACTGCAGACTCGGAACAGACTAAGGCGCCAGCAAACCCCTTTGGTGGCTTGTTTGCGAAGCCGGCGACTCCGAGCAAACCTGCAGGCGAGCAGCagccccttccttcctcttccacaccTTTCCAGGGCCTTTTTTCCAAGCCAAGTGCTCCCAACGATGCAGCAAAGACGAGCGAACCGGAAAAGCAGGCCACCCCTGGTCCAGTGTCATTTACCCCTTCAAGTGGTGGTTTCTCCCAAACCTCGAATCTCTTCTCACCCAAGCCTCCAGCATCACCGGCTCCCGCCACGGAGACTCAAGCAACGGTGGCTTCAACTTCAGTTGCTCCCGCTGCTAGTCCCGTCAAGGTCAATGGTGCGAAGTCCACACCTCCGGTTTTCACCAACGGAAACACCGCACCGTCTACCTTCGGACAGATGCAGACTCCGAAACTGGCAGATAAGACAACGGATAAGAAAACTTCCGAAGATACTGAGATGCTTTATCGCATGCGCACGCTGAACGAGTGCTTCCAGCGCGAGCTAGCTAAATTGGACCCTTCGAGTCAGAACTTCGACACCGCTGTCCAGTTTTACATGCGTGTTCGCGCCACCCTTGGCGCTTCCGTTGGTTCAAAGCGCAAGGCATCAGGCGAAGCTGAGGATGCTGTGACAACTAAGAAAGCTCGGCCATTTGGTATCCCCACGGAAAAGGCTGACACACCCAAGGAGAGCTCTACTGCTCCGGCTGTTTCTGCACAAATTTCCACACCGTTCAAGGCGTTTGGCACAAGCCAGGCCTCTCCGGCAAATGCCAAGAGAAGGTCAATTGATGATGGCGATAGCAACAGTCCTGCTAAGCGTGTGAACGGAGACTCCAGCACTGCAAACATATTTGCTCAGTCATTCTCAAAGTCCAAGACCGAGGCTGACAAGCCTGAACCTGCCGTGACCAAGCCGACCACCCCCGAACCTACTAAACCCGCTCTGTTCTCTACCACGCCAACTACGGCACCCGCCAAACCTCTGTTCTCTGTCTCAGATTCGACTTCGAAGAGTTCGGCTTCCACCTCGCTTTTCTCGTCGTCCATGTCTAGTGCTACCTCAGCATCAGCCGCACCTGGAACCGCTCCCAAGAATCCCTTTGTACTGAAGCCTACCTCCAGTGACGGATCTTCCACAGGCTCTGCAGGTGGCACAGACTTCTTTGCCCAGTTCAAGGCCCGGTCTTTTGAGGatgccgagaaggagaaagagaagcgcAAAGCCGAGGACTTTGActcggaggaagaagacgaagccgAGTGGGAACGCCGTGACGCTGAGGAGCAacggaaaaagaaagagcagTTTGGGAGTCAAACCCAGAAGCGTGCAAAGTTCGTCCCTGGTAAAGGCTTCGTTTTTGAAGATGAGAGCAACGAGTCTCCTGCAAAGAAGGCAGAGGAgtcctcttccaccacccccggcGCTGGCACCGTCTTCTCAAGCCAAAACAACGCCGCAGTCAAGTCCAACAATATTTTTGGTCATCTGTCGGCGACTCCATCTGAGGCCGAAgacaatgacaatgacaatgacaatgacaacgATGCGGATGACACCGAGGAAGCCTCCACTCCTGGCGACGAGTCCGACGATGCGACGGATAATGCTGGTTCAGCTGACAAGAAGGCTGAATCTGCCGAGTCCTCAGCCAAGGAGCCCGAAGCTGGTGGTCGCAGCCTTTTCGATCGCGTTCAGTATGGCGAGGACGGAAAACCTAAGCGCCAGGGTGAAGAGGAGCAAAAGGGTAACGTTTCGAGTCTCTTCGGGTCCTCCAACTTCTCATCTCCCTTTAACactcccacctccctcacACCAGCCAGCAGTGGCGAGTCCAACCAAGCTGCGGCGAAGCCCGCGACGACCAACCTCTTTGGCGCACCGAGCACAACTAGCAGCATCTTTGGTACACCCTTGTCTGGTTCGGGAAACAGCACCCCGTCCATCTTCAATGCAGCCCAAAGCGCCACTAAGTCGACTGGGGATAACACCTGGAAGCCCGATTCTCCGATTAAGTTTGCCAGCGACTCTGCCAGCGCTTCATCGTCAAAGCCGGACTCTGGGTCGGCAACACCAGCACCTGAGGCGCCCAAGCCATTCTCCAATCTTTTCGGAGCACCGCCTTCTCTAAACAAATCATCTACTTCTAAGGATGCCCAACCGTCCCTTGGTTTTACCTTTGGTACGCCGGGGCAGTCGTCGCCGTCTGTCTTTGCTCCATCCACACTTACGTCTGCCGCTGCCAGCcgttccaccacccccggaGGTGCATCGGACACGGGAGCAGAAGAGTCGGGAGACGGTGATGGCGCCGAGTCCCTGCCTCAGGTCGATCTTACGCGGGGCGGCGCCGGCGAGGAAAACGAAGATCTTGTAACTGAGAGCCGGGCCCGTGCCATGAAGCATACAACTGGCACAGGGTGGGAGAGTCAAGGCGTTGGATTCCTTCGCGTTTTGAAGGATCGGACCACTTCTCGTGGGCGGATTGTCGTCCGGGCAGACCCGAGCGGCAAGGTGATTCTGAACACGCGCTTGATGAAAGAGATTCGATACTCCGTGGCGAAGAACAGCGTCCAATTCCTTGTCCCTCAAACTGAAGGCCCTCCTCAGATGTGGGCCCTGCGGGTCAAGACGAACGCGGATGCTGAGCGCCTCTGCAAATCCATggaagaaacaaagaactgA
- the RPL31 gene encoding 60S ribosomal protein eL31 (BUSCO:EOG09265EOF;~COG:J;~EggNog:ENOG410PP8V;~InterPro:IPR023621,IPR000054;~PFAM:PF01198;~go_component: GO:0005840 - ribosome [Evidence IEA];~go_function: GO:0003735 - structural constituent of ribosome [Evidence IEA];~go_process: GO:0006412 - translation [Evidence IEA]), with protein MSAPVKTGKKTRSAIADVVTREYTINMHKRMHGVSFKKRAPRAIKEIRAFATRAMGTTDVRVDPQLNKKVWEAGVKGVPYRLRVRISRKRNDEEGAKEKLYSYVQAVNVKDVKGLHTAVVDEE; from the exons ATGTCCGCCCCCGTCAAGACCGGCAAGAAGACTCGCTCGGCCATCGCCGACGTTGTCACCCGCGAGTACACCATCAACATGCACAAGAGA ATGCACGGTGTTTCCTTCAAGAAGCGTGCTCCTCGTGCTATCAAGGAGATCCGCGCCTTCGCTACCCGTGCTATG GGCACCACCGACGTCCGTGTCGACCCCCAGCTCAACAAGAAGGTCTGGGAAGCTGGTGTCAAGGGCGTCCCCTACCGTCTCCGTGTCCGCATCTCCCGCAAGCGTAACGACGAGGAGGGcgccaaggagaagctctACTCCTACGTCCAGGCTGTCAACGTCAAGGATGTCAAGGGTCTTCACACCGCCGTTGTCGATGAGGAGTAA
- a CDS encoding carbon-nitrogen hydrolase family protein (COG:E;~EggNog:ENOG410PFZN;~InterPro:IPR036526,IPR001110,IPR003010;~PFAM:PF00795;~go_process: GO:0006807 - nitrogen compound metabolic process [Evidence IEA]) — MASLLKKPLKLALVQLAAGADKTVNLAHARSKVLEAAKAGASLIVLPECFNSPYGTQYFPKYAETLLPSPPTQEQSPSYHALSSIAAEAKAYLVGGSIPELEPTTKKYYNTSLVFSPTGALIGTHRKTHLFDIDIPGKITFKESEVLSPGNQLTVVDLPDYGKIGLAICYDIRFPEAGMIAARKGAFMLVYPGAFNTTTGPLHWSLLARARAVDNQVYVALCSPARDMSASYHAYGHSLVVDPSANVLAETEEKEDIIYADLDNETIQNTRKGIPIYTQRRFDLYSDVSADNK; from the exons ATGGCCTCTCTTCTCAAGAAACCATTGAAGCTGGCTCTAGTCCAACTGGCCGCAG GCGCCGACAAGACAGTAAACCTTGCGCATGCTCGCTCCAAGGTTCTTGAAGCCGCCAAAGCTGGTGCCTCTCTCATCGTCCTTCCGGAATGTTTCAACTCCCCCTACGGTACCCAATACTTTCCCAAGTACGCCGAGACATTGCTTCCTTCCCCACCCACCCAAGAACAGTCCCCCTCCTACCATGCGCTTTCGTCCATCGCCGCAGAAGCCAAGGCCTACCTGGTGGGTGGTAGCATTCCGGAACTTGAGCCGACCACGAAAAAGTACTACAACACCTCGCTGGTGTTCTCCCCCACCGGTGCCTTGATTGGAACCCACCGCAAGACTCATCTCTTCGATATCGACATCCCCGGCAAGATCACCTTTAAGGAGAGCGAGGTCCTGTCCCCGGGTAACCAGTTGACCGTGGTAGATCTGCCGGACTATGGTAAGATTGGACTGGCCATCTGTTACGATATTCGCTTCCCAGAGGCCGGCATGATTGCGGCTCGGAAAGGCGCCTTCATGCTCGTCTACCCGGGCGctttcaacaccaccaccggtcCGCTGCACTGGTCGCTGTTGGCTCGTGCTCGAGCCGTTGATAACCAGGTGTATGTGGCCTTGTGCAGTCCCGCTCGAGACATGAGCGCTTCGTACCACGCCTACGGTCACAGCTTGGTTGTGGATCCGAGCGCGAATGTGCTGGCcgagacggaggagaaggaagatatCATCTATGCGGACCTGGATAACGAGACTATCCAGAACACGAGGAAGGGTATTCCCATCTACACGCAGCGGCGATTCGATTTGTACTCGGACGTGAGTGCCGATAACAAATAG
- a CDS encoding uncharacterized protein (TransMembrane:3 (n21-32c39/40o49-67i192-216o222-239i)): MELLVLGAMMALEMMDVEAMGVIITALATTALEATMALGAAMAPEATTVLEAVMVLEAMALEATMILEAAMVLEATTALETTTALEATALERIMVLETMVLGTTTVQGAMALGATTILEVTTILEAAMVLEIIMVLGTTTALEATALEATALEATALEATALEATALEATALEPIMVLETIMVLEATMALEAAMVLGAAMVLGVAMVLGGAMVLGAAMVLEAVEAAAATITIARALLLLRTVRSPTKLIPTVAAATTMEVPTRAAAPASTSTKQAATTTAPLQAKTMTRMMTRIKMMIAKVQTL; encoded by the exons ATGGAGTTACTGGTACTGGGAGCAATGATGGCTCTGGAAatgatggatgtggaagCAATGGGTGTAATAATAACAGCTCTGGCAACaacggctctggaagcaacAATGGCTCTGGGGGCAGCAATGGCTCCGGAAGCAACAACGGTTCTGGAGGCAGTAATGGTTCTGGAAGCAATGGCTCTGGAGGCAACAATGATTCTGGAGGCAGCAATGGTTCTGGAAGCAACAACGGCTCTGGAGACAACaacggctctggaagcaacGGCTCTGGAACGAATAATGGTTCTGGAAACGATGGTTCTGGGAACAACAACGGTTCAGGGAGCAATGGCTCTGGGGGCAACAACGATTCTGGAGGTAACAACGATTCTGGAGGCAGCAATGGTTCTGGAAATAATAATGGTTCTGGGAACAACaacggctctggaagcaacggctctggaagcaacggctctggaagcaacggctctggaagcaacggctctggaagcaacggctctggaagcaacGGCTCTGGAACCAATAATGGTTCTGGAAACAATAATGGTTCTGGAAGCAACAATGGCTCTGGAGGCAGCAATGGTTCTGGGGGCAGCAATGGTTCTGGGGGTAGCAATGGTTCTGGGGGGAGCAATGGTTCTGGGGGCAGCAATGGTTCTGGAGGCAGTggaagcagcggcagcaacaATAACG ATAGCAAgagctcttcttcttcttcgaacgGTAAGGAGCCCAACGAAATTGATACCGACAGTAGCAGCGGCGACAACAATGGAAGTACCAACACGGGCAGCGGCTCCAGCATCTACATCAACGAAAcaggcagcaacaacaacagctcCACTCCAAGCAAAGACGATGACAAGGATGATGACAAGGATAAAGATGATGATAGCAAAAGTTCAGACCCTGTGA
- a CDS encoding uncharacterized protein (COG:I;~EggNog:ENOG410PWJI;~InterPro:IPR036291,IPR026055,IPR013120;~PFAM:PF07993;~go_function: GO:0080019 - fatty-acyl-CoA reductase (alcohol-forming) activity [Evidence IEA]): MSETLISSDLITYLDGDIQEPNLALPPTSLTLLKTTTEIIIHAASSINLVDPLHKLSQSIIGATERLAHFALSCPHLHRLVYISSAFANSHLYAEASSRAAVDISVRETLYPLHPSSSSPSISTATTYEELQSRGTTTEYESRSSDFPWPYAYAKHLSERVLLQAFNQNHDQSPNHTHDAFPNKLLIIRPSIFGPAQNFPYRGYSVPLSTPLTTLATMVSLTPSIRFHAATRAKHPDTEVTADEVPVDVVVDRTLFHLAYGSVGIVHAVCGERGRYAFKELWDDGMAVRKLPWRLRMTWLDVDWHSPRLHYIARLFVLYGMSFNFSEERTVELWDRVPEDQRQGLNVFKDYSRGFDLADRKEDMRVCARALMSYFGYPKWIGSLL, translated from the coding sequence ATGTCCGAGACGCTAATCTCGTCGGACCTGATCACCTATCTGGACGGCGACATTCAAGAGCCAAATCTAGCCCTTCCCCCAACCTCGCTTACACTCCTCAAAACAACCACcgagatcatcatccacgcCGCCTCATCCATCAACCTCGTGGACCCGCTCCACAAACTATCCCAAAGCATCATCGGCGCTACCGAACGGCTTGCCCACTTCGCGCTATCCTGcccccacctccaccgcctcgTGTACATTTCCTCTGCCTTCGCGAACAGTCATCTCTACGCGGAAGCCTCCTCCCGGGCCGCCGTCGACATCTCGGTCCGAGAAACACTATACCCgcttcatccatcatcatcatccccatccatctccacaGCAACAACCTACGAAGAGCTCCAATCCCGAGGCACAACAACGGAATACGAGTCCCGGTCAAGCGATTTCCCCTGGCCCTACGCCTACGCCAAGCACCTCTCGGAACGGGTTCTCCTTCAAGCCTTCAACCAGAACCATGATCAAAGCCCAAACCATACCCATGATGCCTTCCCCAACAAACTCCTCATAATCCGACCATCCATCTTCGGCCCGGCCCAGAACTTCCCTTACCGAGGCTACAGCGTACCCTTATCAACACCACTAACCACCCTAGCAACAATGGTATCGCTCACCCCCTCAATCCGGTTCCACGCCGCGACACGCGCCAAGCATCCCGATACGGAAGTCACAGCGGACGAAGTGCCCGTGGACGTGGTCGTGGATCGGACGCTGTTTCACCTCGCCTACGGGAGTGTTGGCATTGTGCACGCCGTCTGCGGTGAACGCGGCCGGTACGCGTTCAAAGAGCTCTGGGACGATGGGATGGCGGTGCGGAAATTGCCCTGGCGGTTGAGGATGACTTGGCTGGATGTGGATTGGCATTCTCCGCGGTTGCATTATATCGCGAGGCTTTTTGTGCTTTATGGGATGTCTTTCAATTTCTCCGAGGAGAGGACAGTAGAGCTTTGGGATCGGGTTCCTGAGGATCAGAGGCAGGGGTTGAATGTCTTCAAGGATTATAGTAGGGGGTTTGATTTGGCGGATAGGAAGGAAGATATGCGAGTCTGCGCGAGAGCGCTTATGAGCTATTTTGGATATCCGAAGTGGATTGGATCGTTACTCTAG